A single region of the Epinephelus fuscoguttatus linkage group LG14, E.fuscoguttatus.final_Chr_v1 genome encodes:
- the LOC125900448 gene encoding noncompact myelin-associated protein isoform X1: MQSTTASPVTNTTVPSNTTAVTKTKEQILIQSSGAMIAVIVIGLIIILAILLIILKTYNRRTHAARVLGASGGSKPRPKMSQSTVQSSMPLSTMGVNSVSGSISNSNPASENSFQLPRAELTSSEANLIEQSSTTSDSTAITIHSAPSVENT, encoded by the exons ATGCAATCTACAACTGCCTCACCTGTGACCAACACGACAGTACCTTCAAACACAACCGCCgtcacaaagacaaaagaaCAAATACTCATCCAGA gttcTGGGGCAATGATCGCTGTCATCGTCATAGGTCTCATCATCATTCTCGCCATTCTCCTCATCATCCTGAAGACGTACAACAG GCGGACACATGCAGCCAGAGTCCTGGGAGCCAGCGGAGGCTCCAAACCTCGGCCGAAGATGTCCCAATCCACGGTCCAGAGCAGCATGCCGCTGAGCACCATGGGAGTCAACTCCGTGTCGGGCAGCATCTCCAATTCAAACCCGGCCTCGGAGAACAGCTTCCAGCTGCCCAGAGCGGAGCTCACCAGCTCGGAGGCAAACCTCATAGAGCAGTCCAGCACCACCAGCGACTCCACAGCCATCACCATACACTCTGCTCCATCAGTAGAAAACACATAG
- the tmem234 gene encoding transmembrane protein 234 yields the protein MVTVVELLSLLLVSVLWGCTNPFLKRGAEGIENVQHSNRVSQVLAEVKFLFLNLKYLVPFLLNQSGCLVYYYTLSTTELSLAVPVANSLTFLWTLLTGKFLGEEFGGKQAVAGMFLTMAGITLCVISSIDGKDTGAQNMTQTAQR from the exons ATGGTGACCGTAG TGGAGCTGCTGAGCCTCCTGTTGGTGTCAGTGCTGTGGGGCTGCACCAACCCTTTCCTCAAGAGAGGCGCAGAGGGGATAGAAAATGtgcaacacagcaacagagtCTCACAAGTGCTGGCTGAGGTCAAGTTTCTGTTTCTAAACCTCAAG TACCTGGTCCCATTTCTCCTGAACCAGAGTGGCTGTTTGGTGTACTATTACACACTTTCCACCACAG AGTTATCGCTTGCTGTTCCTGTGGCCAACTCTCTCACCTTCCTCTGGACCCTGCTCACTGGCAAGTTTCTGGGTGAGGAGTTCGGAGGCAAAC AGGCTGTCGCAGGAATGTTCCTCACCATGGCTGGCATCACTCTGTGTGTTATAAGCTCCATTGATGGCAAAGACACCGGGGCGCAGAATATGACCCAGACTGCGCAGAGATGA
- the LOC125900448 gene encoding noncompact myelin-associated protein isoform X2: MIAVIVIGLIIILAILLIILKTYNRRTHAARVLGASGGSKPRPKMSQSTVQSSMPLSTMGVNSVSGSISNSNPASENSFQLPRAELTSSEANLIEQSSTTSDSTAITIHSAPSVENT, from the exons ATGATCGCTGTCATCGTCATAGGTCTCATCATCATTCTCGCCATTCTCCTCATCATCCTGAAGACGTACAACAG GCGGACACATGCAGCCAGAGTCCTGGGAGCCAGCGGAGGCTCCAAACCTCGGCCGAAGATGTCCCAATCCACGGTCCAGAGCAGCATGCCGCTGAGCACCATGGGAGTCAACTCCGTGTCGGGCAGCATCTCCAATTCAAACCCGGCCTCGGAGAACAGCTTCCAGCTGCCCAGAGCGGAGCTCACCAGCTCGGAGGCAAACCTCATAGAGCAGTCCAGCACCACCAGCGACTCCACAGCCATCACCATACACTCTGCTCCATCAGTAGAAAACACATAG